A section of the Methanosarcina mazei S-6 genome encodes:
- a CDS encoding cation:proton antiporter, translated as MKFFGEIAERAGVPSVMGEILAGILFGALFLDVETGIITFFAQLGSIFLLFTAGYKEVSLRDLRPAVLVAFIPTLTQLVFAFAFGFMLGKIFNFTFLQSLFMAVALSPTAIGVVIRILIDLNYLSSRPGLVMLSSAVLDDIIAISLLSLIVTFARFNRAPSALAVLTISGKILLFLLIMYILGKYFFPRLFVHAQKMHAKEAVFSLVVMTALFSSYLAELFELHATIGAFIGGMLISEIPLAKIPDVQSKVEGLAYGILIPLFFAFIGYSIDLYALVKAGIFVPVVTLLALSGKLIGGFIGSKAIGFNFCESLAFGAGVMPRAGIELVMLTIGRGIGIIGEEIFSAMVFMVIVSILISPSALKFAIQAERKNKTGNELKVG; from the coding sequence GTGAAATTTTTTGGTGAGATAGCAGAAAGGGCCGGAGTCCCCTCAGTTATGGGAGAAATTCTGGCTGGGATTCTGTTTGGAGCACTTTTTCTGGATGTGGAAACCGGGATAATAACTTTTTTTGCTCAGCTAGGGTCCATTTTCCTGCTTTTTACCGCAGGATATAAAGAAGTGAGCCTGAGGGACCTGAGACCCGCAGTACTGGTTGCCTTTATCCCTACTCTCACCCAGCTGGTTTTTGCCTTTGCATTCGGGTTCATGCTTGGGAAAATCTTTAATTTTACATTTCTTCAAAGCCTTTTTATGGCGGTTGCTCTCAGCCCGACAGCCATAGGAGTGGTTATCAGAATTCTTATAGACCTTAACTACCTGTCCAGCAGACCTGGCCTAGTAATGCTTTCTTCGGCGGTTCTGGACGATATTATAGCAATATCCCTTCTCTCCCTGATTGTTACCTTTGCCCGTTTTAACCGCGCACCTTCTGCCCTGGCAGTTCTTACAATCTCAGGAAAGATCCTGCTTTTCCTGCTGATTATGTACATCCTCGGAAAATATTTCTTTCCCAGGCTTTTTGTCCATGCCCAGAAAATGCACGCAAAAGAAGCAGTATTTTCCCTTGTGGTTATGACAGCCCTTTTTTCTTCCTATCTTGCAGAGTTATTTGAGCTTCATGCAACAATAGGAGCATTCATAGGAGGGATGTTAATTTCTGAAATTCCCCTTGCAAAGATTCCTGACGTGCAGAGCAAAGTAGAGGGACTGGCTTACGGGATTTTAATCCCACTTTTTTTCGCGTTCATAGGATATTCAATTGATCTTTACGCCCTGGTAAAAGCAGGTATTTTCGTCCCTGTGGTCACCCTCCTGGCCCTCTCAGGAAAGCTGATAGGGGGATTCATAGGGTCAAAAGCCATAGGGTTCAATTTTTGCGAAAGCCTCGCATTTGGGGCAGGGGTCATGCCCAGGGCAGGAATAGAGCTTGTGATGCTGACAATAGGAAGAGGGATCGGAATTATAGGCGAAGAAATATTCTCAGCCATGGTGTTTATGGTTATTGTGTCCATTCTGATTTCACCTTCGGCTTTGAAATTTGCGATCCAGGCAGAAAGAAAAAACAAAACAGGCAATGAATTAAAGGTTGGATAA
- a CDS encoding calcium-translocating P-type ATPase, SERCA-type, with product MYYDQDISSVFGELRTSVKGLSPEDAEKRLEEYGKNELKEKEKVSVFRLFLSQFKSILILILVIAAIVSALLGEAIDAAVILFTVFLAGILGFVQEYRAEKAIELLKSLTSPEATVVRNGSEKKIPSTYLVPGDIILLQTGDRIPADARIIEEFNLKVDESSLTGESVPAQKVTDALPAGTSEADRNNMVYAGTAVAYGRGKAVITATGMKTSFGELAGLLGTIERSRTPLQESLDKFGRWIGGATIVIVAFVAVLGVFLGFPPLDMFLWGVALAVAAIPEALPAVVTVGLGLGVRRMVKRHALVRKLPSVETLGATNVICSDKTGTLTQNKMTVERIYVDRQILRVTGGGYDPDGKFLKGDSEKEDPEVSGDDIHLRVLLLSAALCNDSNLYKEEDGWKIRGDPTEAALVVAAAKAGFEKSELDSKYPRLAEIPFSSESKRMTTFNKLDDFPGDVLDSELVAFSKGAPEVILGSCTKIFLDGEIKTLTHGQKQEILEEVKELADQALRVMAFSFRPFEEGFSPEKISSGKIPVERAEEDMVFSGLTGMRDPPREEVKAAIRTCEDAGIKTVMITGDHKVTAAAIARELGILKENDLTLTGSELDSLEEKEFEDRVERVSVYARVYPAHKLRVVEALKKKGYVVAMTGDGVNDAPALKAADMGIAMGITGTDVSKEASSMILTDDNFASIVSAVEEGRNIFKNIRNFITYGLTCHIGEVLIVLIAILGWQILPLMAVQILWINLITDGLPPMALSVEPPDRGLMRQKPRNVEEGLITRREITAGLGIGILVTLQALIVLVWSLESGFSLSKLQTMVFTLVVFSEMFNAFNWRSDRYSVFSLGLFTNKALIYAVLTTVVLQLMVIYVPFLQLAFSTVPLSLPEWGIILALASTTLISMEIVKHINNGKRAD from the coding sequence TTGTACTACGATCAGGATATCAGCTCGGTTTTTGGGGAACTGAGGACATCAGTAAAGGGGCTGAGCCCCGAAGATGCCGAAAAGAGACTGGAAGAATACGGAAAAAACGAGCTTAAAGAAAAAGAAAAAGTCTCTGTTTTCAGGCTCTTTCTCTCGCAATTTAAAAGCATTCTAATTCTCATCCTTGTAATTGCTGCCATCGTTTCGGCTCTTCTTGGCGAAGCCATTGATGCTGCTGTGATTTTATTTACCGTTTTTCTTGCCGGAATCCTCGGTTTTGTTCAAGAGTACAGGGCTGAAAAAGCAATCGAGCTCCTTAAATCTCTTACATCCCCGGAAGCAACTGTAGTACGAAATGGCAGTGAAAAAAAAATCCCCTCAACCTATCTGGTTCCCGGAGACATTATTTTGCTCCAGACCGGGGACCGTATTCCTGCAGATGCCAGGATAATTGAAGAGTTTAACCTCAAAGTCGATGAATCCTCCCTTACCGGGGAATCCGTACCTGCCCAGAAGGTTACCGATGCCCTGCCGGCAGGCACTTCCGAGGCTGACAGGAATAATATGGTCTATGCAGGGACTGCGGTTGCTTATGGGAGAGGGAAAGCCGTTATTACGGCAACAGGCATGAAAACCTCTTTTGGAGAACTTGCCGGGCTTCTGGGGACAATAGAAAGGTCAAGGACTCCTCTCCAGGAAAGCCTTGACAAATTCGGCAGGTGGATCGGCGGGGCGACCATAGTAATCGTAGCTTTTGTTGCAGTTCTGGGTGTTTTTTTAGGCTTTCCACCTCTTGATATGTTTCTCTGGGGGGTTGCGCTTGCAGTTGCTGCCATACCTGAAGCTCTGCCTGCGGTTGTCACTGTGGGGCTCGGGCTTGGAGTAAGGCGCATGGTCAAAAGGCATGCCCTTGTAAGAAAACTTCCTTCCGTAGAAACCCTTGGTGCTACCAATGTCATATGTTCGGATAAAACAGGCACGCTTACCCAGAATAAAATGACAGTTGAGAGGATTTATGTTGACAGGCAGATTCTCAGGGTCACGGGAGGCGGATATGACCCGGATGGGAAATTCCTGAAAGGAGATTCGGAGAAAGAAGACCCTGAGGTCTCCGGGGACGATATTCACCTTAGGGTCCTGCTGCTCTCGGCTGCTTTATGTAACGATTCAAACCTCTATAAAGAAGAAGACGGGTGGAAAATCAGGGGAGACCCGACAGAAGCAGCTCTTGTGGTCGCTGCGGCAAAGGCTGGTTTTGAAAAATCCGAACTTGACAGTAAATATCCCAGGCTTGCGGAAATTCCTTTTTCTTCCGAAAGCAAGAGAATGACCACTTTTAATAAACTGGATGATTTTCCCGGGGATGTACTTGATTCCGAACTGGTAGCTTTTTCGAAAGGGGCTCCTGAGGTTATTCTCGGTTCATGCACGAAGATTTTCCTTGACGGCGAAATAAAAACTTTAACCCATGGGCAGAAGCAGGAGATCTTAGAGGAAGTAAAAGAGCTTGCTGACCAGGCTCTGAGAGTCATGGCTTTTTCTTTCCGCCCGTTTGAAGAGGGATTCTCTCCCGAAAAAATCTCTTCCGGGAAAATCCCTGTGGAACGGGCCGAAGAAGATATGGTTTTTTCAGGTTTAACTGGCATGAGAGACCCTCCCAGAGAAGAGGTAAAGGCTGCGATCAGAACCTGCGAGGATGCCGGAATCAAGACCGTGATGATAACCGGGGACCATAAGGTTACAGCGGCTGCAATCGCCCGGGAACTCGGTATTCTGAAAGAGAACGACCTGACACTTACAGGTTCGGAACTTGACAGCCTTGAAGAAAAAGAATTTGAGGACAGGGTTGAGAGGGTCTCGGTTTATGCACGTGTCTACCCTGCCCACAAATTGAGGGTTGTGGAAGCCCTTAAAAAGAAAGGCTATGTTGTGGCAATGACAGGTGACGGGGTAAACGATGCCCCTGCCCTTAAAGCTGCGGACATGGGCATAGCCATGGGTATCACGGGCACGGACGTCAGTAAAGAAGCTTCAAGCATGATCCTTACCGATGATAATTTTGCGTCAATCGTCTCGGCAGTTGAAGAAGGCCGGAATATCTTTAAAAATATTAGAAACTTCATCACATACGGGCTTACCTGCCACATAGGGGAGGTACTGATCGTTCTCATAGCAATCCTGGGCTGGCAGATACTTCCTCTTATGGCTGTACAGATCCTGTGGATTAACCTCATTACAGACGGGCTTCCTCCTATGGCTCTTTCAGTTGAGCCTCCTGATAGGGGGCTTATGAGGCAGAAGCCCAGGAACGTTGAAGAAGGGCTTATTACACGCCGTGAGATAACTGCCGGGCTCGGAATAGGGATCCTTGTCACTTTGCAGGCACTGATAGTTTTAGTCTGGTCTCTGGAGAGCGGCTTTTCCCTTTCCAAACTGCAGACAATGGTTTTTACACTTGTAGTATTTTCAGAGATGTTTAATGCCTTTAACTGGCGGTCTGACAGGTATTCGGTCTTTTCTCTGGGGCTGTTTACAAACAAAGCCCTGATTTACGCAGTCCTTACCACGGTGGTCCTGCAGTTGATGGTTATTTATGTCCCGTTCCTTCAACTTGCTTTCAGTACAGTTCCCCTTTCCCTTCCGGAATGGGGGATCATACTCGCTTTAGCCTCCACCACCCTCATTTCCATGGAAATTGTAAAGCACATAAATAACGGGAAAAGGGCTGATTAA
- a CDS encoding CBS domain-containing protein codes for MQKKTSGKKDDNAETEKNSRKEEEFSESMKEPSQKDNPREAEAFFESIVRGSEGCLWMTIEELMTRDLVTVNEDAPVEEVFSLFAKNPYHTLPVVNKKGELAGVIDLDIVLEILLLCLMPRAKYTPLAARRSLGENAKEIMITHPVTISLNSTLKDVSDLMMKNRFDRVYVSENGKLVGIISKRDLVKEICRRRKMDA; via the coding sequence ATGCAGAAAAAAACCTCCGGGAAAAAAGATGATAATGCAGAAACGGAGAAAAACTCCAGAAAAGAAGAAGAATTTTCTGAATCTATGAAAGAGCCCTCTCAGAAGGATAATCCCAGGGAAGCAGAGGCGTTTTTTGAATCAATTGTCAGGGGATCCGAAGGCTGCCTCTGGATGACTATTGAAGAGCTTATGACCCGGGACCTTGTAACGGTAAATGAAGATGCACCTGTTGAAGAAGTTTTTTCACTTTTTGCAAAAAATCCCTACCATACCCTGCCCGTAGTTAACAAAAAAGGAGAGCTCGCAGGGGTTATTGACCTTGACATTGTTCTTGAGATCCTGCTTTTATGCCTGATGCCCAGAGCTAAATATACGCCCCTTGCAGCCAGAAGGTCGCTCGGAGAAAACGCAAAAGAAATTATGATTACGCACCCTGTGACAATCTCATTAAATTCCACGTTGAAAGATGTTTCTGACCTTATGATGAAAAACAGGTTTGACCGCGTTTATGTGAGCGAGAATGGAAAACTCGTGGGGATCATATCAAAAAGAGACCTTGTGAAAGAGATATGCAGACGGAGAAAAATGGATGCATGA
- a CDS encoding flippase activity-associated protein Agl23: MRKIPGYENTNSEVPDKKYWLYGLMIVFFALAFRLFELGERVLHHDESIHASFTLKLLEHGEYSYDPAYHGPFLFHSTAAVFHFLGITDTTSRLVPVLFGVATILLLFLLRKELGKNGVLWSMFLLAFSPSMVYFSRFFRNDMIIIFCTLAAVTGTFRYLDSIHSLKRYPYLILVASSLAVAVSSKENAYIILAVFGAYAGLGFLYWICSDWKKENMGLKKTLRSKTSALLPYLPEIILSGALSVLIIMFFYSSAFRYDVSLFSIVERAFNHWMEMHRIERIGGPFYYYIPILLRYEIPVVLFGAAGFFYFLFNRVRNKGQNYSFFLFLCYWALTSLLLYSYIQEKVPWLVVHIVLPFGLLAGAFLGEVFSKKNKDGQPKKPDYPGKIRALLTVILVLTLLVFISQCISVNYYRSMEDEELITYTQASPDIRILMEKIEGFNESPDTLRIYVIDQYQLYWPLPWYLRDYERAAYSSKPPSSSKYDAIIVPISCDMYRELSEEEYSSYNFTLRPGRDFTLYYNNKLEQQ; the protein is encoded by the coding sequence ATGCGGAAAATTCCAGGTTATGAAAACACAAATTCGGAGGTTCCGGATAAAAAATACTGGCTTTACGGGCTTATGATTGTGTTTTTTGCCCTTGCCTTCAGATTATTCGAGCTGGGAGAGAGGGTTCTCCACCACGATGAAAGCATACATGCCAGTTTTACCCTCAAACTTCTTGAACACGGCGAGTACAGTTACGATCCAGCCTACCACGGCCCGTTCCTATTCCATTCTACTGCAGCTGTTTTTCATTTTCTCGGAATAACTGACACGACATCCCGCCTTGTCCCGGTCCTGTTCGGAGTTGCAACAATCCTTTTACTTTTTTTGCTGAGAAAAGAACTGGGAAAGAACGGTGTTCTCTGGTCGATGTTTCTGCTTGCTTTTTCTCCGAGTATGGTGTATTTTTCCAGGTTCTTCAGAAATGATATGATAATTATATTCTGCACCCTGGCCGCAGTGACAGGCACATTCCGATATCTTGACAGCATACACAGCTTAAAGCGGTACCCTTACCTCATCCTGGTGGCCTCATCCCTTGCCGTTGCAGTGTCATCAAAAGAAAATGCTTACATAATTCTTGCCGTCTTCGGGGCTTATGCCGGATTGGGCTTTCTTTACTGGATTTGTTCAGACTGGAAAAAAGAGAATATGGGATTAAAGAAGACCCTGCGCAGTAAGACTTCGGCTCTTTTGCCCTATCTTCCTGAGATCATCCTTTCAGGGGCACTCTCTGTTTTGATTATAATGTTTTTTTACTCCAGTGCTTTCAGGTACGATGTATCTCTTTTTTCAATAGTGGAAAGGGCCTTTAATCACTGGATGGAAATGCACAGGATAGAGAGGATTGGAGGTCCCTTTTACTATTATATCCCTATTCTCCTCAGATATGAGATTCCGGTTGTACTCTTTGGGGCTGCTGGCTTTTTTTATTTCCTGTTTAATAGAGTGAGAAATAAAGGGCAGAATTATTCATTTTTCCTTTTCCTTTGCTACTGGGCGCTTACAAGCTTGCTGCTATATTCATATATTCAGGAAAAAGTCCCCTGGCTTGTCGTTCACATAGTTTTGCCTTTCGGACTTCTGGCGGGAGCCTTTCTTGGAGAAGTATTTTCTAAAAAGAATAAAGACGGACAGCCGAAAAAGCCTGATTACCCTGGTAAAATCCGTGCTCTACTTACAGTAATTCTTGTGCTTACTCTGCTTGTCTTCATTAGCCAGTGCATCTCGGTAAATTATTATAGAAGTATGGAAGACGAGGAACTGATAACATACACGCAGGCATCTCCTGATATCAGGATACTGATGGAGAAGATAGAGGGATTCAATGAAAGCCCTGATACCCTTAGAATTTACGTGATTGACCAGTATCAACTCTACTGGCCCCTTCCCTGGTACCTGCGGGACTATGAAAGAGCGGCATACTCTTCAAAACCACCGTCGAGCAGCAAATACGATGCTATAATCGTCCCCATATCCTGTGATATGTACAGGGAACTTTCAGAAGAAGAATATTCTTCCTACAATTTCACCCTGCGCCCTGGAAGGGATTTCACTCTTTATTATAACAACAAACTTGAACAGCAATAA